Proteins from a genomic interval of Rhodococcoides fascians A25f:
- a CDS encoding YlbL family protein produces MNRRIATLVAALVPVVVLGVTGSVVTVPFAALGPGPTYNTLGDVDGVPVVQIDGTDVDPTTGHLNMTTVAVRDQLNLFEAIGFWASGRQGLVPREEVYPPDKSKEEVQEGNQADFEESESSAELAALHHLDLPVSLAVASVAEDGPAAGVLNVGDTLVSVGGSPVATASAVREAVSARAPGDSLDIEYVRDGTTQTSAVVLGARPDDASKGYLGVTPEEQPGVPFEVKFNLADVGGPSAGLMFSLAVVDKLSPGELSNGEFVAGTGTIDADGTVGPIGGIPYKLIAAREAGATTFLVPDANCGEATQNVPDGLRLVRVESLDSAVEALQAIGSGADAPSCS; encoded by the coding sequence GTGAACCGAAGGATCGCCACTCTTGTCGCTGCGCTGGTACCGGTGGTGGTGCTGGGCGTCACCGGATCGGTCGTCACCGTTCCGTTCGCCGCCCTCGGCCCCGGCCCCACATACAACACCCTCGGCGATGTCGACGGTGTGCCCGTGGTGCAGATCGACGGAACCGACGTCGATCCGACGACAGGTCATCTGAACATGACGACCGTGGCCGTGCGTGACCAGCTCAATCTGTTCGAGGCCATCGGCTTCTGGGCGAGCGGTCGTCAGGGCCTCGTTCCGCGCGAAGAGGTCTATCCGCCGGACAAGTCCAAGGAAGAAGTGCAGGAGGGCAACCAAGCGGATTTCGAGGAGTCCGAGTCCAGCGCCGAACTCGCCGCCCTGCACCACCTGGATCTACCTGTGTCGCTGGCTGTGGCGAGTGTGGCCGAGGACGGACCCGCCGCCGGGGTGCTGAACGTGGGTGACACGCTCGTCTCGGTCGGCGGCAGCCCGGTAGCCACCGCGTCGGCGGTGCGTGAGGCCGTCAGCGCCCGAGCGCCGGGTGATTCGCTGGACATCGAGTACGTGCGAGACGGTACGACGCAGACGAGTGCGGTGGTCCTGGGCGCGCGGCCCGACGACGCATCCAAGGGCTACCTCGGCGTCACTCCCGAAGAGCAGCCCGGGGTCCCGTTCGAGGTCAAGTTCAACCTCGCCGACGTCGGCGGACCCTCGGCCGGACTGATGTTCAGCCTCGCCGTGGTGGACAAACTCAGTCCCGGCGAATTGAGCAACGGAGAATTTGTCGCAGGCACCGGAACCATCGATGCCGACGGAACGGTCGGCCCGATCGGCGGCATTCCGTACAAGCTGATCGCCGCCCGTGAAGCGGGAGCCACCACGTTCCTGGTTCCGGACGCGAACTGCGGTGAGGCGACGCAGAACGTTCCAGACGGACTCCGCCTGGTGCGCGTCGAATCACTGGACAGTGCGGTCGAGGCGCTGCAGGCGATCGGCTCGGGTGCCGACGCGCCGTCCTGCAGCTGA
- a CDS encoding mycoredoxin, with product MASVLLLTLVVTTTENTPQTPAALTVYSTTWCGYCRRLKTQLDEAGITYAEIDIEQNPEAADFVGSVNNGNHVVPTVLFADGSTATNPGLAEVKRALSL from the coding sequence ATGGCGTCGGTGCTCCTGTTGACTCTTGTCGTGACCACTACCGAGAACACTCCGCAGACCCCAGCCGCACTCACCGTCTACTCCACGACGTGGTGCGGTTACTGCCGCCGACTCAAGACCCAGCTCGACGAGGCGGGAATCACATACGCCGAGATCGACATCGAGCAGAACCCGGAAGCCGCCGACTTCGTCGGAAGCGTCAACAACGGCAACCACGTGGTGCCTACCGTCCTCTTCGCCGACGGCTCGACGGCGACCAATCCCGGCCTGGCCGAGGTCAAGCGCGCGCTGTCGCTCTGA
- a CDS encoding UPF0182 family protein: protein MGMRPPTGMPSLSRRSRILLVLALVAAGLLLIGPRLIDMYTNWLWFGEVDFRGVYTTTLLTRLVIFLVVALVVGLIVFAALLLAYRNRPVFVPVAGPNDPIARYRTTVMSRLRLFGIGIPVVFGFLSGMIAQTNWVTVQLFLHGGDFGQTDPQFGLDVGFYSFDLPFYRFILNWLFVAILVAFFANLVTQYVFGGIRLAGREGALTRSARIQLAVIAGSFVLLKAVAYWFDRYTLLSSGRKEPTFTGAGFTDINAVLPAKLILLAIAVICAIAFFSAIFLRDLRIPALATALLVLSSILIGAVWPLVMEQFSVRPNAADKESTYIERNIAATRAAYGLTDDVVTYRNYSGEAALSPGEVASESATMSNIRLLDPNILAPTFTQQRQIRNFYGFPDTLAVDRYPDADGNLRDYVVAAREISPQTLDANQRDWINRHTVFTHGNGFVAAPANSVDEAVADESSGGRGGYPNYQVNWIENDAEGSIRKDGPGDLDQPRIYFGPVIANSDADYSIVGSTGEPREYDTDSKSYTYDGAAGVNIGNFFNRLVFASKYAERNILFSSVIGDESKILFNRDPRDRVQKVAPWLTTDGSTYPAIVEGKLVWIIDGYTTLDNFPYAQRMSLEDATADSIESTTTRALPSREVSYIRNSVKATVDAYDGTVKLYEQDENDPVLKAWEGVFPGTVIPKDQVSDELRDHFRYPEDLFKVQRELLTKYHVNDPREFFTNNAFWEVPTDPTAENTSAKQPPYYVVASDVSNEENQASFQLTSALVGYRREVLGAYVSADSDPENYGKITVLRLPTDTSTQGPNQVQNQMTTTTDVSESLGIVRRENTVEFGNLLTLPVGNGGLIYVEPVYASRTNEASAYPQLIRVLVSYEGRVGYAATLPEAIEQVFGAGAGRTVTAPGETDGTTQPGAVPETTPSDGGTPSATPAPATGSSTTRDAAVSGLNSALSAVRTAQQSGNLADLGTALENLQTAVDAYNRAGS from the coding sequence GTGGGCATGAGGCCCCCCACCGGTATGCCGTCGTTGTCGCGGCGAAGCCGGATCTTGCTCGTACTGGCCTTGGTAGCAGCAGGTCTGCTACTCATCGGTCCCCGTCTGATCGACATGTACACCAATTGGCTGTGGTTCGGCGAAGTCGACTTCCGTGGCGTGTACACCACTACGCTGCTGACGCGATTGGTGATCTTCCTCGTCGTCGCTCTGGTCGTCGGACTCATCGTGTTCGCCGCATTGTTGTTGGCGTACCGCAACCGTCCGGTGTTCGTTCCGGTGGCCGGTCCCAACGATCCGATCGCGCGGTACCGCACCACGGTGATGAGTCGGTTGCGCCTGTTCGGCATCGGAATTCCGGTGGTGTTCGGATTCCTGTCCGGCATGATCGCCCAGACCAACTGGGTGACCGTGCAGCTGTTCCTGCACGGCGGAGACTTCGGCCAGACCGACCCGCAGTTCGGCCTCGACGTCGGGTTCTACTCGTTCGACCTGCCGTTCTACCGATTCATCCTGAACTGGCTGTTCGTTGCCATCTTGGTTGCGTTCTTCGCGAACCTGGTGACGCAGTACGTATTCGGCGGGATCCGGCTCGCCGGGCGCGAAGGTGCACTCACCCGCTCGGCGCGAATTCAACTCGCTGTCATCGCCGGCAGCTTCGTTCTGCTCAAGGCCGTTGCCTACTGGTTCGACCGGTACACGTTGTTGTCGAGCGGTCGCAAGGAGCCGACATTCACCGGAGCCGGATTCACCGACATCAATGCCGTGTTGCCGGCGAAACTCATTCTGTTGGCCATCGCAGTGATCTGTGCGATCGCGTTCTTCTCGGCAATTTTCTTGCGCGACCTCAGAATTCCGGCGTTGGCCACGGCATTGCTGGTGCTCTCGTCGATCCTGATCGGTGCAGTCTGGCCGTTGGTCATGGAGCAGTTCTCGGTGCGTCCGAACGCGGCCGACAAGGAGAGCACGTACATCGAGCGCAACATCGCGGCCACCCGAGCCGCGTACGGGTTGACCGATGACGTGGTCACTTATCGGAACTACTCCGGCGAAGCAGCGTTGAGCCCCGGTGAGGTGGCGTCGGAGTCGGCGACGATGTCCAACATCCGTCTGCTCGACCCGAACATCCTGGCACCGACCTTCACCCAGCAGCGTCAGATCCGAAACTTCTACGGGTTCCCCGACACGCTGGCCGTGGACCGGTATCCGGATGCAGACGGCAACCTCCGCGATTACGTCGTTGCCGCGCGTGAGATCTCACCGCAGACGCTCGACGCGAACCAGCGTGACTGGATCAACCGCCATACGGTGTTCACCCACGGAAACGGCTTCGTGGCAGCACCCGCCAACTCCGTCGACGAAGCCGTCGCCGACGAATCCAGCGGCGGACGGGGCGGTTACCCCAACTACCAGGTGAACTGGATCGAGAACGATGCCGAGGGCTCGATTCGCAAGGACGGCCCCGGCGACCTCGATCAGCCGCGCATCTATTTCGGACCGGTCATCGCCAACTCCGATGCCGACTACTCGATCGTCGGTTCCACCGGCGAGCCTCGCGAGTACGACACCGACAGCAAGAGCTACACCTACGACGGTGCGGCCGGGGTGAACATCGGCAATTTCTTCAACCGTCTGGTGTTCGCCAGCAAGTACGCCGAGCGCAACATCCTCTTCTCGAGTGTGATCGGTGACGAGTCGAAGATTCTGTTCAATCGCGATCCCCGCGACAGGGTCCAGAAGGTTGCACCCTGGTTGACCACCGACGGATCGACCTACCCGGCGATCGTCGAGGGCAAGCTCGTCTGGATCATCGACGGCTACACCACGTTGGACAACTTCCCGTATGCCCAGCGGATGTCGCTCGAAGACGCCACTGCCGACAGCATCGAGTCCACCACGACGCGTGCGCTGCCGAGCCGGGAAGTGTCGTACATCCGGAACTCGGTGAAGGCCACTGTCGATGCCTACGACGGCACCGTCAAGCTCTACGAACAGGATGAGAACGATCCTGTGCTCAAGGCATGGGAAGGCGTGTTCCCCGGAACCGTCATCCCGAAGGATCAGGTGTCCGACGAACTTCGCGATCACTTCCGTTACCCGGAGGACCTGTTCAAGGTCCAGCGTGAGCTGCTCACCAAGTACCACGTCAACGATCCGCGAGAGTTCTTCACCAACAACGCCTTCTGGGAAGTTCCGACGGACCCGACGGCCGAGAACACCTCGGCCAAGCAGCCGCCGTACTACGTCGTCGCGTCCGATGTCTCCAACGAGGAGAACCAGGCGTCGTTCCAGCTGACCAGTGCGTTGGTCGGTTACCGGCGTGAAGTTCTCGGCGCGTACGTCAGTGCAGATTCCGATCCGGAAAACTACGGCAAGATCACCGTGCTGAGATTGCCGACGGATACATCCACTCAGGGTCCGAATCAGGTGCAGAACCAGATGACGACGACGACGGACGTGTCCGAGAGCTTGGGCATCGTGCGCCGTGAGAACACTGTCGAGTTCGGCAACCTGCTGACCCTTCCGGTCGGCAACGGCGGGTTGATCTACGTGGAGCCCGTGTACGCCTCGCGTACCAACGAGGCATCGGCGTACCCGCAGTTGATTCGAGTGCTGGTCTCGTACGAGGGACGAGTCGGCTATGCCGCGACCCTGCCCGAAGCCATCGAGCAGGTGTTCGGAGCGGGTGCCGGACGGACCGTCACCGCACCCGGTGAGACCGACGGCACCACCCAGCCGGGTGCCGTGCCCGAGACGACGCCGTCCGACGGCGGCACGCCCTCAGCAACTCCGGCACCGGCCACCGGTTCTTCGACGACCCGGGATGCGGCCGTCTCCGGTTTGAATTCTGCTCTCTCCGCTGTGCGCACCGCGCAGCAGAGCGGAAACCTTGCGGATCTCGGCACTGCACTCGAGAATCTGCAGACCGCCGTCGACGCCTACAACCGCGCAGGTAGCTGA
- a CDS encoding ABC1 kinase family protein yields the protein MSDIPRRGSTRTAKLASIPLGMAGRAAVGFGKKLAGGNRDEIDADMAAKAAEQLFSVLGELKGGAMKLGQMLSVMEAAVPEEYSEPYREALTKLQAQGPPMPAKTVHRVLDQQLGTAWRSRFLDFDDTAIASASIGQVHRATWSDGRDVAVKIQYPGADDALRSDLKTLSRFANLFSTVLAGTDVKPVLEELTARTEDELDYRIEASNQRVFSKEFAGDPQFAIPKIVASAPKVVVSEWMTGRPLADVIANGTAEERNRAGELLALFAFVSPARAKLLHADPHPGNFMMLEDGRMGVIDFGACAPMPVGLPPVLGRMVSLARDEKFDELVVLFTESGFVVPGRTVTEKEIADYLRPFTDPIHTESFHFTRAWLQKAAGTAADFNSAQFRTVRALNMPAEYVMIFRVLGGLVGICAQLDAYAPYMAILTEWMPGFTD from the coding sequence GTGTCTGACATACCGCGCCGTGGATCGACTCGTACTGCAAAACTGGCCAGCATTCCACTGGGAATGGCGGGCCGTGCTGCTGTGGGCTTCGGCAAGAAGCTTGCCGGCGGAAATCGCGACGAGATCGATGCGGACATGGCCGCCAAAGCTGCAGAACAGCTCTTCTCCGTTCTCGGGGAGCTCAAGGGCGGTGCCATGAAGCTGGGGCAGATGCTCTCGGTGATGGAAGCCGCCGTTCCCGAGGAGTATTCCGAGCCGTACCGGGAAGCGCTGACCAAGCTCCAGGCGCAGGGTCCGCCCATGCCGGCAAAGACGGTCCACAGAGTGTTGGATCAACAACTCGGAACGGCGTGGCGATCTCGCTTTCTCGATTTCGACGACACTGCGATCGCCTCGGCGAGCATCGGCCAGGTGCACCGGGCCACGTGGTCGGACGGACGGGACGTCGCAGTAAAAATTCAGTACCCGGGTGCGGACGATGCATTGCGCTCCGACCTCAAGACTCTGTCGCGTTTCGCGAACCTGTTCAGCACCGTGCTCGCGGGCACCGACGTCAAGCCGGTACTCGAGGAGCTCACTGCTCGTACCGAGGACGAGCTCGACTACCGTATCGAGGCCTCGAATCAGCGGGTGTTCAGCAAGGAGTTCGCGGGCGATCCGCAATTCGCAATACCCAAAATAGTTGCCAGTGCGCCCAAAGTCGTTGTCAGCGAATGGATGACGGGTCGACCGTTGGCCGACGTCATTGCAAACGGAACGGCCGAGGAACGGAACCGGGCGGGCGAGCTACTTGCCCTGTTCGCGTTCGTGTCACCCGCTCGGGCGAAGTTGCTGCACGCCGACCCGCATCCAGGAAACTTCATGATGCTCGAGGACGGGCGCATGGGCGTCATCGATTTCGGTGCGTGCGCTCCGATGCCCGTCGGTCTTCCGCCGGTTCTCGGCCGGATGGTCTCCCTCGCACGCGACGAGAAATTCGACGAACTCGTGGTGTTGTTCACCGAGAGCGGTTTCGTTGTGCCGGGCCGAACGGTGACAGAGAAAGAAATCGCCGACTACCTGCGTCCCTTCACCGACCCGATCCACACCGAGTCGTTCCACTTCACCCGCGCGTGGCTGCAGAAGGCCGCGGGTACTGCCGCAGATTTCAACAGTGCTCAGTTTCGCACTGTTCGAGCCTTGAACATGCCCGCCGAATACGTGATGATCTTCCGCGTTCTCGGTGGACTGGTGGGAATCTGCGCCCAGCTCGACGCCTACGCGCCGTACATGGCAATCCTCACCGAGTGGATGCCCGGCTTCACCGACTGA
- a CDS encoding WhiB family transcriptional regulator translates to MSTATIRTTCRPESESAYTAGCSTELGSTELAELQLSVPCRAANPDMWFADTPAELEQAKALCAQCPIRRTCLDAALDRAEPWGVWGGEILDQGVVIARKRPRGRPRKNAA, encoded by the coding sequence GTGTCAACCGCCACGATCCGGACGACATGCCGACCAGAGTCCGAAAGTGCCTACACTGCAGGGTGTTCCACTGAGTTGGGCTCGACCGAATTGGCCGAGCTGCAGCTGTCCGTACCCTGCCGAGCGGCGAACCCCGACATGTGGTTCGCCGACACCCCTGCCGAACTCGAGCAGGCAAAGGCGCTGTGCGCTCAATGCCCCATCAGGCGTACCTGCCTGGATGCGGCATTGGACCGTGCCGAGCCCTGGGGCGTATGGGGCGGGGAGATCCTCGATCAAGGAGTGGTCATCGCCCGCAAGCGTCCTCGCGGACGACCACGTAAGAACGCAGCATGA
- a CDS encoding ATP-dependent DNA helicase UvrD2, whose translation MADDAMTTGLDPEQSAAVLAPRGPVCVLAGAGTGKTRTITRRIAHLVSAGHVSSGQVLAVTFTARAAGEMRGRLRELGVGGDGPPVQARTFHAAAMRQLKYFWPQVVGDTGWQLLDRKFTVVSQAANRAGVSTSTDAIRDLAGEIEWAKGSLIAPEDYPRIAASNRRDVPMDAAKVAAVYAGYEELKSRGGDGMLLDFDDLLLHTAAALEEHSSVADEFRERYRCFVVDEYQDVTPLQQRVLDAWVGDRDDLTVVGDANQTIYSFTGASPRYLLDFSRKYPEATVVRLERDYRSTPEVVSLANRVIGAARGRIAGTRLQLIGQRESGPEPEFFEYDDEPAEADGVARAVKRLISKGVEPAEIAILYRINAQSEAHEQALTEMKIPYQVRGGEGFFTRPEVRQGVNALRQAAGRDDLPDGAQSGDGLTALVRAVLAPLGLTATEPTGAQAREKWASLGGLVQLTEELLVHEPDLTLEKLLGELAARAEARHPPTVQGVTLASLHAAKGLEWDAVFIVGLADGTLPISHAIGNDPSANNEAAIEEERRLLYVGVTRARVHLHLSWALARNEGGRKSRRRSRFLIGLVPEDSPASRIAAPAAKKSGPKCRLCGKPLIGTSATMLGRCESCPSNVDIALLDALKSWRLDKSRELKVPAYVVFSDNTLTAIAEQQPQDERGLVAIPGIGAKKLERFGEDVLAVVRATDS comes from the coding sequence ATGGCTGACGACGCGATGACCACCGGACTGGATCCGGAGCAATCCGCGGCCGTACTGGCTCCTCGTGGCCCGGTGTGCGTTCTCGCCGGTGCCGGCACGGGCAAGACCCGCACGATCACGCGACGTATCGCGCACCTCGTCTCGGCGGGGCATGTGTCCTCTGGGCAGGTACTGGCGGTGACGTTCACCGCTCGCGCTGCCGGCGAGATGCGCGGCCGCCTGCGCGAGCTCGGGGTTGGAGGAGACGGACCTCCCGTGCAGGCCCGTACGTTCCACGCCGCGGCGATGCGGCAACTCAAATACTTCTGGCCGCAGGTCGTCGGAGACACCGGCTGGCAGCTACTCGATCGCAAGTTCACTGTTGTTTCGCAGGCGGCCAATCGCGCCGGAGTGTCGACCTCGACCGACGCGATCCGCGATCTCGCGGGTGAGATCGAGTGGGCCAAGGGATCGTTGATCGCACCCGAGGACTACCCGCGTATCGCAGCGAGCAATCGCCGCGACGTTCCGATGGACGCCGCCAAGGTCGCTGCCGTGTACGCCGGGTACGAGGAGCTCAAGTCGCGAGGCGGTGACGGCATGTTGCTCGATTTCGACGACCTCCTCCTGCACACGGCCGCAGCGTTGGAAGAGCACTCGTCGGTGGCCGACGAGTTCCGCGAGCGGTACCGCTGCTTCGTCGTCGACGAATACCAGGACGTGACACCGCTGCAACAACGGGTGCTCGACGCCTGGGTGGGCGATCGCGACGATCTCACTGTCGTCGGCGACGCGAATCAGACGATCTATTCGTTCACCGGCGCATCCCCTCGATATCTGCTCGACTTCTCTCGCAAGTACCCCGAGGCCACCGTGGTTCGGCTCGAACGCGACTACCGGTCGACGCCGGAGGTGGTGTCGCTGGCGAATCGTGTCATCGGAGCCGCTCGCGGACGTATTGCCGGTACCCGGCTGCAATTGATCGGTCAGCGGGAGTCAGGGCCCGAGCCGGAGTTCTTCGAGTACGACGACGAGCCGGCGGAGGCCGACGGTGTGGCGCGGGCGGTCAAGAGGTTGATCTCCAAAGGGGTCGAGCCGGCCGAGATCGCGATTCTGTACCGCATCAACGCTCAGTCCGAGGCACACGAGCAGGCGTTGACGGAAATGAAGATTCCGTATCAGGTGCGCGGCGGGGAAGGCTTCTTCACCAGACCCGAGGTGCGGCAGGGCGTCAACGCCCTGCGGCAGGCGGCCGGTCGGGACGATCTGCCCGACGGCGCGCAGTCCGGCGACGGTCTGACGGCTCTGGTGCGTGCCGTGCTCGCGCCGCTGGGCCTGACGGCAACCGAGCCGACCGGTGCGCAGGCCCGCGAGAAATGGGCGTCGTTGGGCGGCCTGGTGCAACTCACCGAAGAACTTCTCGTGCACGAGCCGGACCTGACCCTCGAGAAATTGCTGGGGGAGCTCGCTGCACGTGCCGAAGCGCGGCATCCTCCGACGGTGCAGGGTGTGACGCTGGCGTCCTTGCACGCGGCGAAGGGGCTGGAATGGGACGCGGTGTTCATCGTCGGCCTCGCCGACGGAACTCTGCCGATCTCGCACGCGATCGGTAACGACCCCAGCGCCAACAACGAGGCCGCGATCGAGGAGGAGCGCAGGCTGCTCTACGTCGGTGTCACGCGCGCCCGAGTCCACCTGCATCTGTCCTGGGCGCTCGCCCGCAACGAGGGTGGGCGCAAGTCCCGCCGGCGGTCCAGGTTTCTCATCGGTCTCGTGCCCGAGGATTCGCCCGCCTCACGTATCGCGGCCCCCGCTGCCAAGAAATCCGGACCCAAGTGCCGGTTGTGTGGAAAACCGTTGATCGGGACGTCCGCGACCATGCTCGGTCGATGCGAGAGCTGCCCGTCGAACGTCGACATCGCCCTGCTGGACGCCCTGAAGTCGTGGCGACTGGACAAATCCCGTGAATTGAAAGTGCCGGCGTATGTGGTCTTCAGCGACAACACGCTCACTGCCATCGCCGAGCAGCAGCCGCAGGACGAGCGGGGACTCGTCGCCATCCCCGGAATCGGAGCCAAGAAGTTGGAGCGGTTCGGCGAAGACGTACTCGCAGTCGTGCGCGCAACGGACAGCTGA
- a CDS encoding zinc-dependent metalloprotease, which translates to MSNFGFGASDDDPDKKKDPDGSGNPAGFGFGAEGFDPAQLGQMLTQFGQMLSGMGAAGAGGAGSGPVNYDLAKQLARQQMGDFSPVSTGEREAITDAAHLAELWLDGATTLPAGATKTVAWTPVDWLDNTIDTWKRLCDPVAEQISGMWTSGLPAEAQQMAGPMMGMLTQMGGMAFGSQLGQALGQLSKEVLTSTDIGLPLGPSGTAALLPSAIASFSEGLEQPEREVLVFLAAREAAHQRLYSHIPWLRQRVLATVEEYARGIRMDFSAIEEAAAGLDPSALTDPSKIEAILQQGAFEPQTTPEQKHALERLETLLALVEGWVETVVAAALGDRLPGAVALGETIRRRRASGGPAEQTFATLVGLELRPRKVREAAELWRQLLAAADIEGRDGVWAHPDLLPDSSDLDNPAAFIDRVVGGGTSNFDDPIAQLEAMEAKERAEAEQAAGKDDETKDDESTDGDPEKGSSTS; encoded by the coding sequence ATGAGCAATTTTGGTTTCGGTGCTTCCGACGACGACCCGGACAAGAAGAAGGATCCGGACGGTTCGGGCAACCCCGCCGGTTTCGGCTTCGGCGCAGAGGGCTTCGACCCTGCCCAGCTGGGCCAGATGCTCACCCAGTTCGGTCAGATGCTCAGTGGCATGGGCGCTGCCGGTGCCGGTGGGGCCGGTTCCGGTCCGGTGAACTACGACTTGGCCAAGCAGCTGGCGCGTCAGCAGATGGGTGATTTCAGCCCGGTGTCGACGGGCGAGCGAGAGGCGATCACCGACGCCGCACACCTGGCCGAGCTCTGGCTGGACGGGGCGACGACGCTGCCTGCCGGTGCTACGAAGACCGTTGCGTGGACGCCGGTCGACTGGCTCGACAACACGATCGACACGTGGAAGCGGCTGTGCGACCCGGTCGCCGAGCAGATTTCGGGTATGTGGACATCCGGTCTCCCCGCCGAGGCCCAGCAGATGGCCGGGCCCATGATGGGCATGCTGACGCAGATGGGCGGAATGGCCTTCGGCTCGCAGCTCGGTCAGGCCCTCGGACAGCTCTCGAAGGAAGTACTCACCTCGACCGACATCGGCCTACCGCTCGGACCGTCGGGCACGGCGGCGTTGTTGCCGTCGGCCATTGCGTCGTTCAGTGAGGGTCTCGAGCAGCCCGAGCGTGAGGTTCTGGTGTTCCTCGCGGCGAGGGAGGCTGCACACCAACGGCTCTACAGTCACATTCCGTGGTTGCGGCAACGGGTTCTGGCCACGGTCGAGGAATACGCGCGCGGGATCCGGATGGACTTCTCGGCTATCGAGGAGGCAGCAGCGGGCCTCGACCCGTCCGCGCTGACCGATCCGTCGAAAATCGAAGCAATTCTGCAGCAGGGTGCCTTCGAACCACAGACGACGCCGGAGCAGAAGCATGCGCTCGAGCGTCTGGAGACACTTCTGGCCCTGGTCGAAGGATGGGTCGAGACCGTGGTCGCGGCTGCGCTGGGCGACCGGCTGCCCGGGGCTGTGGCACTCGGCGAGACCATCCGCCGACGTCGGGCGTCGGGTGGCCCGGCCGAGCAGACCTTCGCCACGTTGGTCGGCCTCGAACTGCGACCGCGCAAGGTTCGCGAGGCAGCCGAGCTGTGGCGCCAACTCCTTGCCGCAGCCGACATCGAGGGACGCGACGGAGTGTGGGCCCATCCCGACCTGCTGCCCGACTCGTCGGACCTGGACAACCCTGCGGCGTTCATCGACCGCGTCGTCGGTGGTGGAACATCGAACTTCGACGACCCGATAGCACAGCTCGAGGCGATGGAGGCCAAAGAACGCGCGGAAGCCGAACAGGCCGCGGGCAAGGACGACGAGACCAAGGACGACGAGAGCACCGACGGTGATCCCGAAAAGGGTTCATCCACAAGCTGA
- a CDS encoding PPA1309 family protein, whose protein sequence is MAQALARCAREVADFVDAGGWHQAPQMFALVPTATLAAAEPGLLEDLADGAALTPIQQHSLPEDITGGSPALDEFLATSTWPEGVVGCALVQEIVVLPPAAESTLDDALMPLLADPDAADRAARSAAENHPEKRDARLIVAVLKDGPSLTLLQLHPDEDADPFAPIDLRVAENLAPNVVHGLYATFDTVEDD, encoded by the coding sequence GTGGCGCAGGCTTTGGCCCGGTGCGCGCGTGAAGTAGCGGACTTCGTCGACGCAGGCGGATGGCACCAGGCACCCCAGATGTTCGCCTTGGTACCCACAGCGACTCTTGCAGCAGCGGAACCCGGTCTGCTCGAGGACTTGGCCGACGGCGCAGCTCTGACTCCGATTCAGCAGCACTCACTCCCCGAGGACATCACCGGCGGCTCCCCCGCCCTGGACGAATTCCTCGCCACCTCGACGTGGCCCGAGGGTGTCGTCGGATGCGCTCTGGTGCAAGAGATCGTCGTACTTCCCCCGGCCGCCGAATCGACCCTCGACGATGCCTTGATGCCGTTGCTCGCCGATCCCGACGCAGCAGACCGAGCGGCACGCTCGGCCGCCGAGAACCATCCCGAGAAGCGGGATGCCCGGTTGATCGTCGCGGTCCTCAAGGACGGCCCATCGCTGACGCTGCTGCAGTTGCACCCGGACGAGGACGCAGACCCCTTCGCGCCGATCGACCTTCGCGTCGCAGAAAATCTGGCACCGAACGTCGTACACGGGCTCTACGCCACCTTCGACACCGTCGAAGACGACTGA